A region of Cheilinus undulatus linkage group 10, ASM1832078v1, whole genome shotgun sequence DNA encodes the following proteins:
- the sparc gene encoding SPARC, whose product MRVWIVFILCLAGHAMAAPTEEEPMDEGLVAEEPVTEEPVAEEPVVEETEVGANPVQVEIGEFDEAIEVVEDVAAENPCLNHHCKKGKVCEVDEDNTPMCVCQDPSSCPAAEGEFEHVCGTDNKTYDTSCQFFATKCTLEGTKKGHKLHLDYIGPCKFIEPCLDTELNEFPLRMRDWLKNVLVTLYERDEDNNLLTEKQKLRVKKIYENEKRLQAGDHSLDLLAHDFQKNYNMYIFPVHWQFGQLDQHPIDGYLTHTELSPLRAPLIPMEHCTTRFFEQCDADSDKYIALEEWASCFGIKDQDVDKELII is encoded by the exons ATGAGGGTGTGGATTGTCTTCATCCTGTGCCTGGCTGGCCACGCCATGGCTGCTCCT ACTGAGGAGGAGCCCATGGACGAGGGGCTGGTGGCTGAGGAGCCAGTGACTGAGGAGCCCGTGGCTGAGGAACCTGTTGTTGAG GAGACCGAGGTTGGGGCCAACCCAGTGCAGGTTGAGATTGGAGAATTTGACGAGGCCATTGAGGTTGTTGAAGACGTTGCTGCCGAGA ATCCCTGCCTGAACCATCACTGCAAGAAGGGCAAAGTGTGTGAGGTGGATGAGGACAACACCCCCATGTGTGTGTGCCAGGACCCCTCCTCCTGCCCCGCTGCTGAGGGAGAGTTTGAGCAT GTTTGCGGCACTGACAACAAAACCTACGACACCTCTTGCCAATTCTTTGCTACCAAGTGCACCCTGGAGGGAACCAAGAAGGGCCACAAGCTGCACCTGGACTACATCGGACCCTGCAAAT TCATCGAGCCCTGCCTGGACACCGAGCTGAACGAGTTCCCCCTGCGTATGAGGGACTGGCTGAAGAACGTTCTGGTGACTCTGTACGAGCGTGACGAGGACAACAACCTGCTGACTGAGAAGCAGAAACTCAGG GTGAAGAAGATCTATGAGAACGAGAAGAGGCTGCAGGCTGGTGATCACTCTCTGGACCTGCTGGCTCACGACTTCCAGAAGAACTACAACATGTACATCTTCCCCGTCCACTGGCAGTTCGGCCAGCTCGACCAGCACCCCATTGACGG ATACCTGACCCACACAGAGCTGTCCCCCCTGCGTGCTCCCCTCATTCCCATGGAGCATTGCACCACCCGTTTCTTCGAGCAGTGCGATGCTGACAGCGACAAATACATCGCTCTGGAGGAGTGGGCCAGCTGCTTCGGCATCAAGGACC AGGATGTTGACAAAGAGCTCATCATCTAA